The following coding sequences lie in one Chelonoidis abingdonii isolate Lonesome George chromosome 6, CheloAbing_2.0, whole genome shotgun sequence genomic window:
- the ARRDC3 gene encoding arrestin domain-containing protein 3 isoform X2: protein MVVPKAAIYQTQAFYAKGKMKEVKQLVANLRGESLSSGKTETWNGKQLKIPPVSPSILDCSIIRVEYSLMVYVDIPGAMDLFLNLPLVIGTIPLHPFGSRTSSVSSQCSMNMNWLGLPLPERPEAPPSYAEVVTEEQRQSSLVPIAACDDFERALQGPLFAYIQEFRFLPPPLYSEIDPNPDQPTDDRPSCPSR from the exons ATGGTGGTGCCAAAGGCAGCCATTTATCAAACCCAGGCATTCTATGCCAAAGGAAAAATGAAGGAAGTAAAACAGCTTGTTGCCAACTTGCGTGGGGAATCCCTGTCATCTGGGAAAACAGAAACCTGGAATGGGAAACAGTTGAAAATTCCACCTGTTTCCCCCTCTATCCTTGACTGTAGTATAATCCGTGTAGAATACTCACTAATG GTGTATGTTGATATTCCTGGAGCAATGGATTTATTCCTTAATTTACCACTTGTCATTGGTACTATTCCTCTACATCCATTTGGCAGCAGAACGTCAAGTGTAAGCAGTCAGTGTAGCATGAATATGAACTGGCTTGGTCTGCCACTGCCTGAAAGACCTGAAG CACCTCCTAGCTATGCAGAAGTGGTCACAGAGGAGCAAAGGCAGTCCAGCCTTGTACCCATAGCTGCTTGTGATGATTTTGAGAGGGCACTTCAAGGACCATTATTTGCATATATCCAGGAGTTTCGTTTTCTGCCTCCACCTCTCTATTCAGAG ATTGATCCAAATCCAGATCAGCCCACAGATGACAGACCATCTTGTCCCTCTCGTTGA